Part of the Gemmatimonadaceae bacterium genome is shown below.
AGTACAGCTCGATGTCGCGCACCATCACCATGTGCTCGTGCGCCTCGGCGAAGACCCCCGCGCCCACCACGTCCGCCACCTGCAGCCCGTAGCCGTGCGTGAGGAACGCCATTGCCCGCGCCACCCGCTGCGGCGTGCGCTGCAGCCCCGCGCGCGCCGGATCCTCCCCCAGCAGCTCGAGCTGGCGCCGCACCAGCGGCGCATAGCCGGCGATCCCCGGCCCCTCTCCGTCGTCTGCGGGATCGGGGAACGGCGCGGCACCGATGGCGAGCGATGAGTCGATGTCGTTCAACGTGGTTGCCCCCGCAGGACGCCCGTTGCGCGTGATGGGAGATTGGGAGAAGATGCGCCGGTGCGGCGCCGTCGGACAGTCTGGTACACCGCGACTCGCAACGCCCTCCGGTTTCACGTCACCCGTCCTCCCTTCGATGCTCGTCGCCGCCCTCACG
Proteins encoded:
- a CDS encoding GTP cyclohydrolase I, which gives rise to MFPVRAATSIEGRTGDVKPEGVASRGVPDCPTAPHRRIFSQSPITRNGRPAGATTLNDIDSSLAIGAAPFPDPADDGEGPGIAGYAPLVRRQLELLGEDPARAGLQRTPQRVARAMAFLTHGYGLQVADVVGAGVFAEAHEHMVMVRDIELY